Within Desulfobacter sp., the genomic segment CCCGGCCGGGTCATGGAGGGGCTGAGGGAGTATCTCTGGCCGGGCAATGTCCGGGAACTGGAAAATGCCGTGGAACGGTCCATGATTCTGGACCGGGAGGGGGAATTGTTTTTCAAGGAGATCATCGCCCAGGGCGGCGGGGAGGAAGAAGGGGCCGGAGACGGCACCCCGGTGCAGCCCCTTGACCGGGTGGTGGCCGGTCATATCCGCCGGGCCCTTGCCCAATGCCGGGGACGGGTGGAAGGGGAAAAAGGGGCGGCACAACTCCTAAAAATTCACCCTTCCACCTTGAGAAAGCGGATGAAAAAGCTTAACATTCCTTTTGGAAGGCAGGTTCGATACTAGAAAAAGGAGGGCTTATGAAAGCAATCCAGGCCGAATATTCAAAAGAGCCTTTTGAAATCAAAATCAGTGAAAATGCAGAAGAGGAAAGCTGGCCCGCAGTCTGTGCCAGATTTGACGACGATGTGGAACGGGTCTGCGATGTGGCGGAGGTGCCGGGGTATACCGGGCTCTACCAATGCTTTGACGAGAAAAATGAGAAAACCTATTACCTGGTCAACGAGGATAAATCCCTTTACCGGATGAAGCGCCGGCATTTTATGGATAATATCGGATATAAAAAATAGGGGCCGGCCGGGGGCATCCGGCGTTCAGGGTGTCAATCCGAGTTCCCCGGCCCAGGCCGCGAACCGCCGGGCATGGCCGGGATTTATCCGGCGCAGTTCATTGATGATTTTATCCCGGGTCATGGTTTTATTTCTGTTTTTAGGATGTTTGGAGAAATATTTGTCTGCGCAGCAGATGATTTTTTCCTCCAGGGTCTGGGGCACCATTTCCCGCCTGGGCAGGGGCAGGCCGGCCTCCATGATGTTGTCCAGGGTGATTCCGGCACCGGTGTGGCGTTCCGCCACCAGGCCGTAGGCGGAGGGCAGGTTTAAATCGTCCAGCAGTTCCCGGCCCAGGTAGCCGTGGCAGATATAGGGCCGGTCGCCCCGGCAGCCGATGGCCGGGGCGCTGGTTTTAAATATCCCGATGTCATGGAGCATGGCCGCGGTTTCAATGAAATCCAGATCCAGGTTGAGATCCGCGTTCAGGCCCTGGGCGATTTCCAGACTTTTGTCCGCCACCCGGCGGCTGTGGTCCACCAGCACCTCGTATAGTTCGGATCCGGGCTTGTAAAACCGCCCGATGATGTCCAGGGGATCAATCTTCATTTCGTCTCATCCCAGCCAGGGTGGCCTGTTTGGAGCCGGCCCCTATTTGGAACCGGACAGGAGTACCCCTTCGATAAAGGGGTCCAGATCCCCGTCCAGTACCCGGTCCACATCCCCGATTTCCAGGTTGGTCCGGTGGTCCTTGACCATGCGGTAGGGATGGAGCACATAGGAGCGGATCTGGCTGCCCCAGGCAATATCATCCTTGCCGTCGTGGAGGTTCTGCATCTTTTCGTCCTGTTTCTGTTTTTCAAGCTGGTAGAGCCTGGATTTCAGGACCTTCATGGCAATTTCCTTGTTCCGGTGCTGGGAGGGCTCCTGCTGGCACTGGACCACTACGCCCGTGGGCAGGTGGGTGATGCGCACGGCGGAACTGGTCTTGTTCACATGCTGGCCCCCGGCCCCGCTGGCCCGGTAGACGTCGATGCGCAGGTCCCCTTCGTCCACATCAATATTGATCTCATCCTGGACTTCGGGATAGACAAATACCGCTGCAAAGGAGGTCTGGCGCTTGCCGCTGGCATTGAAGGGGGATATCCGCACCAGCCTGTGCACCCCGGATTCCACTTTCATGAATCCGTAGCAGTTCTGGCCCGAGACATGGAGGGTGGCTCCCTTGATCCCGGCCTCGTCCCCATCCTGGTAGTCGATGACCTTGTACTTGTAGCCCCGTTTTTCGATCCACCGGGTGTACATGCGGAAGAGCATTTCGGTCCAGTCCTGGGAATCGGTGCCCCCGGCCCCGGCATTGATGGAGACAATGGCGTCCCGGTTGTCGTCTTCGCCGTCCAGGGTGATCTCGATGGAGAATTTTTTTACTTTTTTTCCAAGGGCTTCCAGGAGGTCGGCCGCCTCCTCTTCCAATTCCTTATCCCCTTCCTCCCTGGCCAGTTCCAGCATGACCTGGGCTTCTTCCAGGTCCGAGAATATGGCGTCACAGGATTCGATGAGGCCGGAAATGGTGGTGCGTTCTTTTAAAAGACGGGTGGCGTTGTCGGCATCGTTCCAGAAATCTTCCCTGGCAATGAGCAGTTCAAGTTCACGAAGCCGCTTTTCCTTTACAGGAAGGTCAAAGATACTCCTTCAGCCGGTCGGCTTTAGCAGTGATGGAAGAAATGGTCTGTTTGAAATCAATACTCATTGTCAGGGTCTCCTAATGTTATGGCGGCGCCTAGACGGGTTTCCGTCCAGGCATCCTTTTATTTTTGAGGAGTTTTACCATAAAACCCAAGGTCAATGCAACCAGGGCGGCCATGCCCGTGAGGTCGCCGTGGCGGGTGTAAAAACTCGTCTGTTTCAGGGCGGGAACCTCCCGGGTGAGGGCGGCTTCCGTAAACAGCCCCGTTGCCGCCAGGGGCCTTCCGGACGGGTCGATAACCCCTGAAATGCCGGTGTTGGCCGCCCGGATCATGGCCCTGCGGTTTTCCACGGCCCGGAGTACGGCGATGGCAAAATGCTGGGCCGGGGCCGAGGTCCGTCCGAACCAGGCGTCATTGGTGATGGTGGTCAGGATATCGGCCCCGTTGAGCACAAACTGCCGGGAGATACCGGGGAAAAGGATTTCAAAACAGATGAGCACCCCGGTTTTATGGGTGCCGAATGCCAGGGGGATGGGGCCGGTGGTGCCTATGGAGAAATTGCCGGCCTGGGCCGTGAGTTTTTCCACGAACCAGAGCAGGTCCTGGAGGGGGACATATTCCCCGAAGGGCACCAGGTGGGCCTTGTCATAGGTGCCGGTGACCAGGGAATGCCCGTTGAACATATAGGCCCGGTTGTAGTACCGGATATTTTCTTTGGACACCTCCACGGCCGGGCTGCCCACAAGAAAATAGGTGCCGGCCCGTTGCACCAATGCCTCCACCCGGCTGGAGTTTTCCCGGTCCCTGCCGTAGTAAAAGGGGAGGGCGGTTTCCGGCCAGACCACCAGGTCGGCGGGCAGGGCGGAAAGGGAAAGGGCTTCGTACCGGTCCAGGGTGAAATCCTTAAAGGCGTTGTCCCATTTTTTATCCTGTTCGATATTGCCCTGGATGATGGAGATTTTTGTTTTTTCCCCCTGGGCGGTCCATTGGGCAACGGTTTCCAGCCGGGCGGATCCGTAGCCCAATGCCCCGGCCACCAGTGCCAGGCCCAGACCTGCGGACAGGGCAAAGGCGCTGCCGGCGTCCGTTTTTTTTCTGACTACCAGAAGGGTTTGGGTCAGAATTCCGTTGCAGACCACCAGTATAAAGGAGATGCCCAATACCCCGGAAATGTCTGCAACCTGGACCAGAAGGCGGTTGGCATACTGGCTGTAACCCAGGACGCCCCAGGGGAAGCCGGTGAGGGCGTAAGTCCGGATATATTCCAGCCCCGTCCACACCGCAGCCCCCCAGAAGGGGGTGAGCCAGCCCGGGACCGGCAGCTTTTTCATGGCCAGGGCAAAGAGGGCCGGGTAAAGGGCCAGGTAGAGGGCCAGCAGAACCAGGCAGCCCAGGGCCGCCACCATGGGCAGTTTGCCGAACTGGGTCAGGGTGGGGACGATCCAGTAGATCAGGGTCAGGTAATGGGCGGTGCCGGCGGCAAGCCCGGCATAAAAGGCCTGGCGCGGCGTCATGGCGGCCAGGGCGGCCCAGAGGGGGACCAGGGCGAAAAAGGCGGCTGGATAGAGGGCGGCGTCCGGAAAAGCTGCGGTGAGCAGGATGCCGGTGGCCAATGCGGGTGAATAGGGTAAAAATTTGGATAAATTGGGTAAAATTTTCATTTTTTTCCGGGCCTTGATAAAAAAAGTCTGCTATACTTATCAGACAATTTAAACATTCGTCAATTTCCGCAAAGGATACAGGCTTATTTTATGGCTGAAATGTATCATGAAGAGACCGGCCGTCCAGAGCCGGACAAGATTCCCCCGGGCGGGGTTCAGGGCAGTACGCCGATGCCCGGGGAAACGGCGATGACCGCTCTTGACCGGTCCCCCCTAGGTATCTGTATTCTAAAAGGCAATATCATTGACTGGGCCAATCCTGCTTTTTACGAAATGACCGGCCACGAGCCGGGGAGCCTTGAGGGAAAAGAGGCCCGTATCTTTTACCCCACACTCAAGGAATACGAACGGGTCAGCCGGCGGCTGATGGCCGAGGTCAACCAGACCGGATCGGGAACGGCGGACACCCGGCTTTTTCGAAAGGACAATACCACATTCGACTGCCGGGTCCGGGCCGCCCGGATGGATCCCGGCGATTTTTCCCAGGGGCTGATGATCACGGCATCGGATATCACCGAGATCCGGTCGACCCAGATCCAGAAACAGCAGGCCCAGAAAATGGAGGCCATCGGTGTGCTGGCCGGCGGCATCTCCCATGATTTCAACAATCTGCTCATGGGGATCCAGGGACATCTCTCCCTGATGCGGATCAACGTGAACCGTCCCAATAAGGTGGGGCACCATATCGAGCAGATGGCCAAACTGGTGGAAACGGCCGCCGAACTGACCGGAAGGCTGCTGGGATTTGCCCGGGGAGGCAAATACCAGATTTCCACCCTGGATATCAACCAGGTGGTTTCCATGGCCCTGAACATTTTTGAGCCCACCCGGGGGGAGATCACCATCAAAGAAACACCCGGGGAGTCCCTTTACCCGGTGAACGGGGACCATTCCCAGCTGGAGCAGGTCCTGCTCAACCTCATGGTCAATGCATCCCAGGCCATGATAGACGGCGGCACCCTCACGGTGGCCACCCGTAACATCAAGGTGAAAGAGGCCAATAACTACCATTTTGAGGTCATCCCGGGCCCCTATGTGGAAATTCTGATTCGGGATACGGGCATGGGCATGGATGATGCCATACAAAAGAAGATCTTCGATCCCTTTTTTTCCACCAAGGAACCCGGGGATAAAAAAGGCCGGGGCCTGGGCCTGTCAACGGTCTTCGGCATCGTCAAGAACCACGGCGGATTTATCACCGTGGAGAGCCAGCCCGGCCGGGGCTCCAGCTTCAGGGTCTGCCTGCCCGGGGCTGATGCCCAGAATGCTGCCGGTGTGACAAAGTCGGGGGCGGAACCGTCCCGGATGCCAAAGGGCACGGAAACCGTTCTCCTTGTGGATGATGAACAGGAGGTCCTGGAGGTGGGCAAGGGGTTTCTGGAACAGCTGGGATACAAGCCCCTGCTGGCCCGGAACGGGATTGAGGCCGTGGAGATTTTCAAGCTCTACCATGATGAAGTGGCTCTGGTTGTATTGGATCTGCTCATGCCCAACATGGACGGAAAAGAGGCTTTTTTTGAAATGCGCAGAATTGCACCGGAGGTCAAGATTCTGGTATCCACGGGGTTCAATGTGGATCTGGAGGTGGAAGCCCTGCTTAAAAGCGGGTGCCACGGTTTCCTCCAAAAGCCTTTTTCAATGGGAATATTTTCAAGAAAGGTGAGGGCGATTATTGACGGCAGGGCCGGAGACCGGACGGCCTCCCTGAATAGTCATTGACAAGGAGGGGGTTTTTGACTAATGACTGAATAACTTTTGCCTGAAGGCAAACAAAGCAGTACCCGAAAGAAAACATATTACAACTCAAAGCCACGAAGGCTGACTTTTCCGTATTCCGGAAGCGTCCCTTTGTGGCTTTTTTTATTGGAGGTGTTCCTGTGAAATCAGAGGCTGTTAAGCTGAAAATCGGATCTGTACTCGTTCTTATGATGATTGCCCTGTCATTTCAGGCCGCCGGAACCGCCTGGGCCGGCAACACCGTGGTGGATGCCATGGGCCGGTCCAAGGCCCTGCCGGACCGGGTGGACCGTATCATCTGTTCCGGCCCCGGATGCCTGCGGCTGGTGGCCTATCTTCAGGCCGGTGAAATGGTGGTGGCGGTGGATGATATCGAGGGCCGCAAGCAAAAATTCGATGCCCGGCCCTATGCGCTGGCAAATCCGGCATACCGCAGCCTGCCGGTGTTCGGCGGTTTCAGGGGGCAGGATGACCCGGAAAAGATTCTGGGGCTGGATCCTTCTCCCCAGGTGATTTTCAAAACCTACCCCACCATGGGCCATGATCCCGTGGAACTGGAAAATAAGACCGGCATTCCGGTGGTGGCCCTGGACTACGGGGATCTGGGCCCGGCCCGGGAGAAGCTGTTTTCCTCCCTGACCCTCATGGGCCGGGTGATTGGCCGTGAGGCCAGGGCCGCAGAGGTGATCCGTTTTTTCGAGGATGAAATCCTGGCCCTCGAAGGCCGGACCCGCGATATCCCGGAAAAAAAGACCTGCTATATCGGCGGGGTGGCCTTTAAGGGGCCCCACGGGTTTGTTTCCACCGAGCCCTTTTATCCCCCCTTTGAGTTTGGCGGCGGCCTTAATATTGCCGGCATGGACATGCCCCTGGGCAAACAGCTGCAGCAGAGCCTGTATTCCAAGGAAAAACTGCTGACCCGTGACCCGGATGTCATTTTCCTGGACCTGAGCACCCTTCAGATGGGCGAGGGCCACGGCGGCCTGTTTGAATTGAAAACCGATCCCGTGTTCCGGGCCCTCACCGCCGTGGGAAAGGGAGAGGTCTACGGGACGCTGCCCTATAATTGGTATACCCAGAATTTCGGTTCCATCCTGGCCGATGCCTGGTTTGCGGGGAAGACACTTTATCCGGAACGGTTCAGGGATGTGGACCCGGCTGCGGCGGCCGACCGCATTTATACCTTCCTGCTGGGCGCCCCGGTCTTTGATGCCATGAACCGGCAGTTCCGGAATCTGATCTTTACCCGGCTGGCAGTGGAAAATTAGGGGGCCGCATGCATTTTGAGACCGCTACGGTCCCGGGGCAGTACCTGGGGTATATCCGGCGCAAGCGCATGGGGATTCTCTGCATGGCCCTCCTGCTGACGGCCGCTTTTCTGGGGGCCGTGAGTTTCGGTGCGGTGCCGGTGAATGTGTTCAAAACCGTGTACGGGTTTTTTACGGGCACCGGGTCTGCCAGGGACGGTCTCATTATCTGGCAGATCCGTCTGCCCCAGGCCCTCACCGCCCTGGCGGCCGGGGCCGGCCTGGCCGGTTCCGGGGCCGTGATGCAGTCGGTGCTGAAAAACCCCCTGGCCTCCCCCTTTACCCTGGGCATCTCCCATGCCGCCGCATTCGGTGCCGCCTGTGCCGTCATGATCATGGGCACCGGGGTCATGGCCTCCAGTTCCGCCGACGCCCTGAACATTTCCTATCCCGCCCTCACCGTGGGGTCGGCCTTTTTCTTTTCCATGGCCACGGCCTGGCTCATCATCCATATTGCCGGGCGCCGGGGCGGCTCCCCCCAGATGCTGGTGCTCACCGGGGTGGCCCTGGGGTCGCTGTTCACCGCCGGCACCATGCTGCTCCAGTTTTTTGCCGATGATGTGCAGTTGGCCGCCATGGTGTTCTGGACCTTCGGGGACCTGGCCCGGGCCGACTGGGGGGATCTGGGCGTCCTGGGGCCGGTGACCCTGGCCATCCTGGTCTTTTTTCTGGCCAATGCCCGGTCCTACA encodes:
- the lnt gene encoding apolipoprotein N-acyltransferase; the encoded protein is MKILPNLSKFLPYSPALATGILLTAAFPDAALYPAAFFALVPLWAALAAMTPRQAFYAGLAAGTAHYLTLIYWIVPTLTQFGKLPMVAALGCLVLLALYLALYPALFALAMKKLPVPGWLTPFWGAAVWTGLEYIRTYALTGFPWGVLGYSQYANRLLVQVADISGVLGISFILVVCNGILTQTLLVVRKKTDAGSAFALSAGLGLALVAGALGYGSARLETVAQWTAQGEKTKISIIQGNIEQDKKWDNAFKDFTLDRYEALSLSALPADLVVWPETALPFYYGRDRENSSRVEALVQRAGTYFLVGSPAVEVSKENIRYYNRAYMFNGHSLVTGTYDKAHLVPFGEYVPLQDLLWFVEKLTAQAGNFSIGTTGPIPLAFGTHKTGVLICFEILFPGISRQFVLNGADILTTITNDAWFGRTSAPAQHFAIAVLRAVENRRAMIRAANTGISGVIDPSGRPLAATGLFTEAALTREVPALKQTSFYTRHGDLTGMAALVALTLGFMVKLLKNKRMPGRKPV
- a CDS encoding iron ABC transporter substrate-binding protein; amino-acid sequence: MMIALSFQAAGTAWAGNTVVDAMGRSKALPDRVDRIICSGPGCLRLVAYLQAGEMVVAVDDIEGRKQKFDARPYALANPAYRSLPVFGGFRGQDDPEKILGLDPSPQVIFKTYPTMGHDPVELENKTGIPVVALDYGDLGPAREKLFSSLTLMGRVIGREARAAEVIRFFEDEILALEGRTRDIPEKKTCYIGGVAFKGPHGFVSTEPFYPPFEFGGGLNIAGMDMPLGKQLQQSLYSKEKLLTRDPDVIFLDLSTLQMGEGHGGLFELKTDPVFRALTAVGKGEVYGTLPYNWYTQNFGSILADAWFAGKTLYPERFRDVDPAAAADRIYTFLLGAPVFDAMNRQFRNLIFTRLAVEN
- a CDS encoding peptide chain release factor 2 (programmed frameshift), producing MSIDFKQTISSITAKADRLKEYLDLPVKEKRLRELELLIAREDFWNDADNATRLLKERTTISGLIESCDAIFSDLEEAQVMLELAREEGDKELEEEAADLLEALGKKVKKFSIEITLDGEDDNRDAIVSINAGAGGTDSQDWTEMLFRMYTRWIEKRGYKYKVIDYQDGDEAGIKGATLHVSGQNCYGFMKVESGVHRLVRISPFNASGKRQTSFAAVFVYPEVQDEINIDVDEGDLRIDVYRASGAGGQHVNKTSSAVRITHLPTGVVVQCQQEPSQHRNKEIAMKVLKSRLYQLEKQKQDEKMQNLHDGKDDIAWGSQIRSYVLHPYRMVKDHRTNLEIGDVDRVLDGDLDPFIEGVLLSGSK
- a CDS encoding iron ABC transporter permease; this encodes MHFETATVPGQYLGYIRRKRMGILCMALLLTAAFLGAVSFGAVPVNVFKTVYGFFTGTGSARDGLIIWQIRLPQALTALAAGAGLAGSGAVMQSVLKNPLASPFTLGISHAAAFGAACAVMIMGTGVMASSSADALNISYPALTVGSAFFFSMATAWLIIHIAGRRGGSPQMLVLTGVALGSLFTAGTMLLQFFADDVQLAAMVFWTFGDLARADWGDLGVLGPVTLAILVFFLANARSYNAMALGDETAKSLGIRVRRVRLSGMLAACLATAVIISFVGIISFVGLVAPHIVRRIMGEDHYYLLPASLLTGALVLVGADTAARLVLLPHVLPVSILTSFLGAPVFIYLIIRGDRP
- a CDS encoding HD domain-containing protein; amino-acid sequence: MKIDPLDIIGRFYKPGSELYEVLVDHSRRVADKSLEIAQGLNADLNLDLDFIETAAMLHDIGIFKTSAPAIGCRGDRPYICHGYLGRELLDDLNLPSAYGLVAERHTGAGITLDNIMEAGLPLPRREMVPQTLEEKIICCADKYFSKHPKNRNKTMTRDKIINELRRINPGHARRFAAWAGELGLTP
- a CDS encoding response regulator codes for the protein MAEMYHEETGRPEPDKIPPGGVQGSTPMPGETAMTALDRSPLGICILKGNIIDWANPAFYEMTGHEPGSLEGKEARIFYPTLKEYERVSRRLMAEVNQTGSGTADTRLFRKDNTTFDCRVRAARMDPGDFSQGLMITASDITEIRSTQIQKQQAQKMEAIGVLAGGISHDFNNLLMGIQGHLSLMRINVNRPNKVGHHIEQMAKLVETAAELTGRLLGFARGGKYQISTLDINQVVSMALNIFEPTRGEITIKETPGESLYPVNGDHSQLEQVLLNLMVNASQAMIDGGTLTVATRNIKVKEANNYHFEVIPGPYVEILIRDTGMGMDDAIQKKIFDPFFSTKEPGDKKGRGLGLSTVFGIVKNHGGFITVESQPGRGSSFRVCLPGADAQNAAGVTKSGAEPSRMPKGTETVLLVDDEQEVLEVGKGFLEQLGYKPLLARNGIEAVEIFKLYHDEVALVVLDLLMPNMDGKEAFFEMRRIAPEVKILVSTGFNVDLEVEALLKSGCHGFLQKPFSMGIFSRKVRAIIDGRAGDRTASLNSH